From Pieris rapae chromosome 3, ilPieRapa1.1, whole genome shotgun sequence, a single genomic window includes:
- the LOC110997054 gene encoding protein I'm not dead yet, whose product MSSAVENGIGEDGRGTTYYFSKGRTSATLWQRISLFISIYWKALIVVITPLILLPIPILNADSESAKAFKCMYVVLIMATYWVLELLPLPVTSMLPIVMFPTLGILDSDKTCAAYMKETNMMFMGGLMIAAGVQHSKLPKRVALWTVQVVGCSHRRLNFGLTFVTMFISMWVSNAAATTMMVPIVEAILEVFEQQGLGDVYINKKKALTENGKDHKQTDNKNNAEETPIPSDITTCYFLSIAYASTLGGCGTLVGTATNSAFKGIFDSEFPEISGAVDFFWFMAYSTPPMLLMQLLIWISLQVTFMGLFRPNSEAAKKVNAASSGSENTMQVIREQYKNLGPVTFHEKASGGLFILAVFLYIFRKPGFMLGWADVITTMKVKDGVVSMFIVILMFILPMSVDCLKFFSSSSSYEELSQYKPSPSIVTWNILKEKIPWGLLFLLGGGFALAEGSKATGLSSMIGTSLIGLHGLHPTIVLLVVVLVTQFITEFTSNVAIANLILPVLANMARTLDMDPRYLMIPATLACSMAFHMPVGTPPNAIVAGVAHIPTSKMAVGGIGPKIITTLIIWGSYPTWGSLIFKPEDIAALNAPVARTAVSTLNQNLTLNCNISPNTLADVSSFNCSFPTNLLNTNITNMYKGLFSCMKPNS is encoded by the exons ATGTCTAGTGCCGTCGAAAATGGAATTGGAGAAGACGGCCG GGGTACTACTTATTATTTCTCAAAAGGAAGAACTAGTGCAACACTATGGCAaagaataagtttatttatttcaatttactgGAAGGCCCTGATTGTTGTTATTACCCCATTAATACTGCTACCGATACCAATATTAAATGCTGACTCGGAATCTGCGAAG gccTTCAAATGCATGTATGTAGTGCTCATAATGGCTACCTACTGGGTCCTTGAGCTTCTGCCTCTACCTGTCACCTCTATGCTTCCAATTGTCATGTTTCCAACCCTGGGTATTCTGGACTCTGACAAAACTTGTGCAGCATATATGAAGGAAACTAATATGATGTTCATGGGAGGCCTAATGATTGCTGCTGGTGTGCAGCATTCAAAGCTTCCTAAGAGAGTGGCTTTGTGGACTGTTCAAGTGGTTGGATGTTCACATAGAAG gTTAAATTTTGGACTGACTTTTGTTACAATGTTCATATCAATGTGGGTATCAAATGCAGCAGCTACCACAATGATGGTTCCTATTGTTGAAGCCATATTAGAAGTATTTGAACAG cAAGGCCTCGGAGatgtatacattaataaaaagaaagctCTTACTGAAAATGGAAAAGACCACAAGCAAacagacaataaaaataatgcagaAGA AACTCCAATCCCAAGCGACATAACAACGTGCTACTTCCTAAGTATAGCGTATGCTTCAACACTGGGTGGATGCGGCACTCTCGTGGGCACGGCCACTAACTCCGCCTTCAAAGGGATCTTCGACTC agaGTTTCCCGAGATATCAGGCGCTGTTGATTTCTTCTGGTTCATGGCATACAGTACTCCGCCAATGCTGCTTATGCAACTGCTTATATGGATCTCTCTTCAGGTTACTTTCATGGGGCTATTCCG TCCTAATAGTGAAGCGGCAAAGAAGGTGAATGCTGCCTCATCAGGCTCAGAAAACACGATGCAAGTCATCCGGGAACAGTACAAAAACCTTGGACCTGTCACATTCCATGAAaag GCGTCTGGAGGCCTTTTCATCTTGGCTGTATTCCTCTACATCTTCAGAAAACCTGGTTTCATGCTGGGATGGGCCGATGTTATTACCACTAT GAAAGTGAAAGATGGCGTAGTATCAATGTTCATAGTGATACTCATGTTCATTCTTCCAATGTCAGTCGACTGCCTcaagttcttctcttcttcaTCTTCCT ATGAAGAATTGTCTCAGTACAAACCATCACCAAGTATCGTCACATGGAATATTTTGAAGGAAAAGATACCCTGGGGACTTCTCTTCTTACTTG GTGGTGGTTTCGCCCTAGCTGAAGGCAGTAAGGCAACCGGCCTTTCTTCCATGATCGGTACTTCCCTGATAGGTCTACACGGACTGCATCCCACGATAGTGTTGCTAGTGGTGGTTCTAGTCACGCAGTTTATCACGGAGTTTACCTCGAATGTTGCCATCGCCAATTTGATTCTGCCAGTTTTGGCGAATATG GCTCGGACTCTGGACATGGATCCTCGTTACCTGATGATACCAGCAACCCTCGCTTGCTCCATGGCTTTCCACATGCCAGTTGGAACTCCACCCAATGCCATCGTAGCTGGTGTCGCTCATATACCCACCTCCAAAATG gcCGTCGGTGGTATTGGCCCGAAAATCATCACCACTCTCATCATATGGGGATCTTACCCCACATGGGGCTCACTTATCTTCAAACCCGAAGACATTGCAGCCTTGAATGCTCCAGTAGCACGTACTGCAGTATCAACACTAAACCAAAATCTCACATTGAACTGTAACATTTCTCCTAATACTTTGGCCGATGTAAGCAGTTTCAATTGCTCTTTTCCAACCAATTTATTGAACACTAacataacaaatatgtataaaggACTGTTCTCATGTATGAAACCAAATTCTTAG